The Raphanus sativus cultivar WK10039 chromosome 2, ASM80110v3, whole genome shotgun sequence DNA segment CAGAGTACTTGTCTCCAGTCCCTGGATGCCCCCGGTCTGTGAGGCTTGCAAGGAGATTGGTCATGTCACTAAGAGGTGCCCAACAGCAACTAAAGAGTGCTCACACTGCAAAGCCACAACACACACTTCTGCCAACTGCACCCAGAAATCTGGAAATGATAAAGTAAAAAAGAGGACCAGGCGCAGTAAGTCTAGAGGGAAGCAGGTTTGGAAGCAAGTGGACCAAACGGAGGTCGGACCAACGGTGAAAAATCCAGCTCGCACTCATCCTAATAACCATAAAGAAAACCCTCCGGAGGCACATCACATGGCACTCGTGCCAACTGAAGAGATCCAGAAAACTGAAGTCATCAAAAACTCCTCGCTGGGTAAGCAAGGAACAACGGAGCAAGGTGAAACCAGTGCCACTCCAGAGTACCTACAGATCACAAGACAGGGCAGCGGCTCAGCAGTCTCCAAATCCTCTAAATCAGACCTTCCTTCTGACTCCTCCGATGTCGATTCAACTGACTCGGAGCTAGAAGAAGGAGAGTTTGCCTTACCTGATGACGACTTCCAGGTGGTGCGGAACAAGAAGAAATTTGCGGGGTTGAAGCAATCAGGCCAGAAGGGAAACAGGGGCAGGAGCCCCAAAACAAATTTTTGATATATGGCGACAGACATTTTTTGCTGGAATGTGCGCGGGCTAAATAAATATTCCCACCGCAACGGATTATGTAAATGGACTAGGAGTAACTCTCCACTTTTTGGCGGAATTCTTGAGACTCATGTGAAGCCTCTCAAGATGAATAAATTTGTCTCTCAGATGTTCCCGGGCTGGTCTGCTGAAGGAAACTACAGTTTTTCTCCACTCGGGAAGATTTGGCTAGTGTGGCACCCATCTATTATAGTAACTATTGTTTCAAAATCTCTCCAGATGATAACAGCTGAGGTTACTTGGCCTACTGCCCCTCACTCGAAGATTGTCATCTCCACAGTATACGCCTCCAATGATCCTGCTCAGAGACTTATTTTATGGGCTGAAATCGCGTCTCTTGGTTCATCTCTAAGTGTGGCCTCCACGCCGTGGCTGATCCTAGGCGATTTTAATCAAATCAGAGACCCTTCTGAACACTCTCTTACTCCATCTTTAAATTGTGATAAAAGAATAAGAGATTTTAATCAGTGCCTATTAGATGCTAATGTGGATGATCTAAATTTCAGGGGGACTACTTTCACATGGTGGAATAAGAGAAAGCTCACCCCCGTGGCAAAGAAGTTGGACAGAAGTATGGTCAATGATGAATGGTACTCTGTCTTCCCGTCGTGTGTGGCGTTCGTTGGCAAGCCGGGCTTTTCGGATCATGCGGTCATCACACTATCTCTGGACCCCGACAAGCCGAGGACTAAGAAACCATTCAGATTCTACAACTTTCTTCTCAAAAACCAAGATTTTCTGGCTATGATTTGTGTTTCCTGGTTCTCATTCAACATCACTGGATCAGCAATGTTCAGGATCTCTCGGAAACTGAAGCTACTGAAAAAAGATATTAGAGACTTCAGCAAGCTGAACTATTCAGATTTAGAAAAGAGGACCGCTCAGGCACACGAGAAGCTACTGCACGCTCAAACTGCCATGCTCTCTCTCCCCTCCACCCTCAACGCAACATCTGAGCTACAGGCTTTAAAGGAGTGGGAGGAGCTATCTACAGCAGAAACGTCCTTTTTCTTTCAAAGATCTCATATCAACTGGCTGTCGTGTGGAGATGGAAATTCCAGGATCTTTCACCGTTATGCAAGCACGCGTCAGGCAATGAACCATATACACTTCTTGCTTTCTGATACCGGAGCAAGAATAGAGTCTCAGGAGGGCATTCAGCAGCTGTGTGACGACTACTTCTCCGATCTTCTTGCTAGCCCGGTCTCACCTCCAATGTTTATTCAAAGTGATCTTGATCTgctatttgattttaaatgctCGATTGATCAGCAGCAGAGATTTGGTGAAGAGTTCACTGCAGAGGAAATCAAGGAGGCTTTCTTCACGCTACCAAAGAATAAATCAGGCGGACCGGACGGTTACTCGGCCGAGTTTTTCACTGCGGCATGGCCAGTAATAGGCCCGGAAGTCACTGACGGGATTTTAGAATTTTTCCGCTCCGGAAAAATACTAAAGCAGTGGAACTCGGCGAACCTTGTCCTTATTCCCAAAAAGTTGAATGCATCCTTAACTACAGACTTCAGGCCTATTTCTTGTCTTAACACGGTGTATAAGGTCATTGCAAAGTTATTAGCCTCGAGACTCAAAGACATCTTGCCGCTGATGATCTCAAAAACACAGTCGGCATTTCTCCCAGGACGCCTCCTAGCGGAGAACGTTCTATTAGCCACTGACCTCGTCGACGGATACAACTCTCAACAGATCTCCCCTAGGGGTATGCTGAAGGTTGATTTGAGAAAGGCCTTCGATTGTGTACGCTGGGACTTCATCATCGCAGCCTTGAGGGCGTTGGCAATTCCAGAGAGTTATATCTGTCTAGTCTCGGAGTGCTTAACCACGGCCTCTTTCTCGATATCGGTAAACGGAACAACGGGTGGCTTTTTTAACAGCACTAAAGGAATCCGGCAAGGAGACCCACTATCACCGTATCTTTTTGTGCTTGCCATGGAGTGCCTATCGCGTCTGCTCTTGTCTCGGTATGAAGCAGAAGCAATTGGGTATCACCCAAGAACCCAGGACCTAAAGATTACACATCTCATGTTCGCCGACGACGTCATGGTCTTCTTCGACGGTTCAAGTAACAGCCTTCACGGAATTTCTGAGTGTCTTGATGATTTTGCATCCTGGTCTGGTCTGCAGATCAACGCAACCAAGACTGAGTTATTTACAGCGGGACTCGACCAAAGTGAAACCACATCTATTGAGAGTTACGGTTTCCCTTCTGGTCAGTTTCCCATTAGGTATCTCGGTCTCCCCCTCATGACAAGGAAGCTGAAGATCTCGGAGTACGCACCTTTAATGGCTAAAATCACAGCAACGTTCAGATCCTGGTCTGTCAAAATACTCTCATTTGCAGGGAGACTGCAATTGCTCAAGACAGTCATCTTCGGTATTGTCTCCTTCTGGTTGGCTGCTTTCATCCTCCCAAAAGGCTGTCTCAAGGGGATCGAATCGCTCTGCTCCCGATTCCTATGGTCCGGTGACATCGAGAAAAAGGTATAGCAAAGGTGGCGTGGCACACGGTATGTCTCCCCAAAGAGGAAGGTGGTCTTGGCCTTAGAAATCTGATGGTTTGGAATCAAGTCTTGTGTTTAAAATTCATATGGAGACTCCTCTCCAAAGCCGAATCGCTATGGGTAGATTGGCACTGGAGCATTCACTTAAATGTTAACTCTTTCTGGGAAATTGAGGATACCGCCACTGATTCTTGGGCGTGGAGAAAGTTACTTGATCTCAGGCCTTTAGCACTTCAGTTCTGCAAAACCAGACTAGGAAATGGTCTTACATCAAGGTTTTGGTACGACAATTGGACTCCATTAGGACAGCTGATTACTCACATGGGTGTAGCGGGTCCTCGAGCATTGAGGATAAGGAAGAATGCGGTTGTGGCAGACGCTATCCGAGACTCTCATTGGGCTCTTCCTCATCCTAGATCCCAAAAGGAAGTTGATCTCCACTCTTATCTTACTACTATTTCCTTACCATTACTTGTAGATGTCCAGGATGAATATGAATGGCTTGCTGGTGACTCTGCTTTTACTGATTTCAGGTCATCAACCACTTGGGAGGTGCTACGTCCGAGAGAACCGCCCAAAGACTGGCATGATGTTATTTGGTTCAAAGGCGCCATTCCCAAGCACTCTTTCACCATGTGGATTGCAAACCTGGACAGGTTACCAACAAGATCAAGACTAGCATCATGGGGACTACCGCTTTCCCCATCATGCCCACTCTGTTCGTTGACTAACGAAACTAGAGACCATGTGCTGTTAACTTGTGACTACAGCAGAGACATTTGGAGGATTGTGTTGTTAAAATGCAGGCCCCCCGCCGCACCCTTCACCACCTGGGCTGAGCTCTTGTCCTGGATCAGATCATCATCATCGGCCCGGCTCACTCTGCTAAGGAAACTGGCCGTGCAAACTACCATATTTCATATTTGGAAGCAGAGAAACAACCTGGTTCATAACCACACTTCTATTTCTGCTGCAACTGTGTTTTATGGCATTGACAAGGAGATGAAAAACATCATCTCAGCAAGGCGTAGCAGGAAACATTTTGCTCGGCTCATGATCATGTGGCTAACTTAGTTGCTTGCTGTCCAATTCTTAAACATTGATccatcttgttttttatttcttttttgccAAGATGGTTCGGACCTTAGACCTTGTAAGatctattttcatttatatgatatttacgatttagcaaaaaaaaaaaaaaaaaaaaaaacttacgaTATGAGTAACTCTAGTTTATTCAACTATATCTATTCATCTGGATTATGTATGCAACGCTCATCAACTTACTAAAGTAGTcagagaaacttgtataaagtGCTGTACAGTTGATTACCATTAAACTTGTTAATGGAATAGTATAGAATTGTATGTATGTTTTAATTATGTGAAACCATACAAAAAGCTATTCatggataaatatattttgtaggTGTCCAATTCTATAATAGCATTTCCAATtccactttatttttatttttatttttaagatagaGTTGGGATTTGGGAGTAAAATTGTTTCAActctattctattttctattatacTTTGGAgtataaaataagattattccataaatgatataaatataatgatttttattattttatttttactttaaaataaagtaaggtcaaaataaaactcaattttattatagatttatttcattttgaaacaaaaaataaaacgaTACATTAGAGATGTAAGATGTTCGGGTCAAAACCCCGTAATTATAATTCACTAGAAACTAAGAAATCCACTACAACAAATATATACTGGTTACAACTTACAACTTTTTTGAAAGAAGCGTTCTCTAGTTTATAAAAACAACATGAAAGGGCTAACAAGCTACCAAACAAACAGTCCTAACAACTTTGTTACGATTTAATACCAACCACCGAATCTTATATCCGACACAACAAACCCTACAAACATGAATGGATAACATGCTTGCAAGGTTTTAGCACAGCAAAAACTGTCACGGTCACCATCCAGTTTCACACAACTAGTTCTACTAGCTAAGATTGCATATAGTGAAAAAGCAGCGAAAATTCTTGAATATGAAGAAGTTTGAGTAAATACGCAACCCTCAAATTTTCATTCAAAGATGACGACATCCTCATCATGATCAAGCGGATTAAGTATTCTCATTTGTCATCTTCTTTCTTTGCACCAAAGAAAAGGCTCAAACTTTCAAATTATTCCTGCATTGTGCTTGAGCATTACCATTACCTACATAAAACAAAAGCCATTTAAATCAAGTACAGACTTACAGTATATGCAGGCACAtcacaccaatttttttttaagaattacacaccaaatttatttatagaaaagtaAATAACACTAATTTGCAAATACGCTTTGTTTACTCAAATATTTTGCCTCTAGTATTGtatttgtcacaaaatactctaaaaacatatattctgaaaaaaaactctaaaatatatatttctatgaACTTCCAATACATTTGTTATTGATGTCGTGTTCTAAGCATGTGACTATACCTTTCTTTGACTGTATATTTAGAGACTATTGAGTATATAAGATTTAAAGTTGAAAAGAGATCTTTAAGCATGCGAAAAAGAAGCAATCTAAGcatttatatactattttgttatagaaaaagaaacaaaagctaTTGCATAGTTCAAGGGTAAATGATCCTCGTACCGAGAAACCCACCACAAAGCTTATCGGCAACATAAAGAAAATCGAAGTCTAGATATAGAAAATCAATAAAGTGACAATTTCGAGGAGATATCCCAAATCTTGGTGTTTAACTTTATAGTTTTGTAGTCAAACAATCAATAATGAAATTTACAATTAGTCCACTTTAATTTGATTCTTGATAAGTTACAGAGGTTATTTCAACTTCATTATGAGCGTGTTGACACTTTCCATGTTATTACTtcgattttctttttgaacttttaaGTAGTTCAAGTCTTATGGCCCCCATTTATTGATAGAGAAGAGAATGGAAAGGTTATTGACtataattttttcaaagaaTAAGAACCCATTTTCCtccagaaatttttttttcctccaGAATTTTTCAAGAatctaattaaattttgaattattgTGGTTTCAGAAATATTAactaatgtttttattaaaacatatgtaaaaatgtaaaaaatattgaagCCGAATGTGAACTGTGAAGCCCATGTATTTTTCCCCAGAGAGAAGAAGCCTACCATTTGCTTGGCCTCGTAGACATGCAAAATCCAACCGAGTATTGATGCTGATGGAAGTTTCGTTTTAAAAACATGCAAATGTGTCGTACGACTAAGGCGTCTCTTTAACCAATTAGATGCGACTAAATCTTAACTTAAATGTAATAATCTTATACagttcaaaaatttataaaaattgctATTAGTGATTCTTTGAAACTTAAGAGGTAGTTTCATTCATTATAAACTCCATGAAagacgaagaaaaaaaaaatcaaggcCTGAATCCTCTGACAACATAAAGTATCATATTCGCTTTTAGAGAAACATTGAGAATTTCAGATGATAGTGTAAAACCTACAAAGCTCTCTCTCCTTTTTAAAGGTTACAAACAgtctaaaaaatcaaaacacacaAAGCAGCTTGTTTGTCATTTTAGGACGGCACTgcgaaagaagaagaaacaacgTCAGATGTGAAAACCAGTCAAAAACAAATTCGGTAAGAAGGATAGAGGCTTACTGTATGTAGAGGTATCAATATTCTCAGGAAGTTGCTTTATATCAACCTCGAACCTAGCTTGTACCTGTAAGCAAAAGAAATTACAACTCCATTACATACCCACAGCTCATATCAGTAAACAGCTCGACAGACTTCTGAAAAAGAAGTAAACTACAGACCTGATTAAGAACTTCCGAGTCTGAAGCTGATGCCACAAATGTTATTGCAAGACCCTTTGTTCCAAACCTACCAGCTCTTCCAACCTACACCATAATCAGTTGTGCTTTCAAATAAGTTACCGTTTATAAGATCCTTTAAGAGAATCAATAGTAAACATTTCACTGTTTTATAAATAGGAATATACTTACCCTGTGAAGGTATGTATCAGCAGAATCTGGCATGTCATAGTTGATGACAATGTTGACACGCTCAATGTCAATGCCTCTCCCTACCAAGTCTGTCGCCACCAGAATTCTCTTGTGCCCTTCCTTGAAGCTTTTGTAGTGAGTCAGCCTACATATTATATCACAGTGAAGGATTAGGAGTTATGCGGAGAGTCTTTAGGAGCAAGTAAGGTTGGTTAAATAGAAATAATGTTAAACTGATAAACAAACCTCTCTTCCTGAGACATGCCAGAGTGAATGCATATCGACGGGAAATTGCATTCGATAAGCAGCTTGTTCAGCTCCCCAGCTCTGCTAACACTCTTAACAAATATAACAACTTGATTGAAGTCCAATGCGTCAAGAAGGTCATTCAACTTGCGGTTTTTCTCCATCTCGCTCAGTTTGATGTAGTGCTGTAACATCACAGGACACATAAACATTGTCGAACAGTTAAAACGAAAATACCAACTTGCATGAAAAGTAATAAAACCTCACACAAGTTACATTACCTGGACAAGCCCATGAAGAGTCAATTTGGCttcatcatcaacatatatttcCATTGGCTGAAAGGAACAGAAATCAGAGTAAAGTGTGTTAGCAAGCCGTCCTCAGACAATGGTTTCCACTACAAACTTGACGACGGATGAAAGACCCCCAAACTGAGATCCACGTCTACCAAGTTTGCATTCTCAATGATGTGCCATGAAACATCAAATATTGCTGGGAAGACTAAGGCCCGTAAAACTGGGTATGATGATCCTTGAAACCCCCAGACTCAAAACCCATCTTGCAGTATTAGTCTATTACCATGCCatgtaatttaaaaagaaaaggaaagtgaTGATAGAAGATCCCACTGTGTAAAGACATCAGTGAACCACAACAAACTAAGTGACTTGTAAACCGAGATAGAAATGGCCGTGAGACATTACATCTTGCATAAACTTCTTGCAGACTGGGCGAATCTCCTTGCTGAGCGTTGCTGAGAACATCATAACTTGTTTGTCGTGAGGAGTCATCTTGAAAATTTCCTGCACATCCCTCCGCATGTCTGATAAAGAAGAGTTAGATATTATAAAACAGGTAATATTCCGGGGGTAAGTGAGATATCTTTATACACGAGGATGTTAGACATGAGCATACCGAGAGACTCCAGCATTTTATCACACTCGTCAAGAATAAAATGCCTCACATTCTTCAAAGAGAGATCTTTGTCCCTGGCGAGTCCAAGCACACGACCAGGTGTTCCAACAACAATGTGAGGACATTCATTCTTAAGCAATTCTTTGTGAATTTTATTGTTGACTCCTCCGTAGAACACTGAAACCTTAGTATCAGGCAGATAGGTACTGAATCGCACGAACTCATTGCAGATCTGCAAGTATTTTTTAACATCAAGGCATGATAAGCATGAGAAATCTTGGGGACAGACAGCAGAACTATTAATTAAAAGAAGAGAGCAGCGTGAGTTAATGAAGTAAAAAGGACATACCTGGTAAGCTAACTCTCTAGTGTGACACAAGATAAGTGCAGACACCTGGCCAGGAGTTGGCTCGATCTGTTGCAGAGTCGAAAGGACAAACACAGCAGTCTTCCCCATACCAGATTTAGCTTGGCAGATAACATCCATGCCCAAGATGGCTTGAGGGATACATTCGTGTTGCACTGATGGAGAACCAAAGAAAATTGCACCGAAGAAGGAACCGTTTATAAGTAGAGTATAACCTCCATATCTTTATAATTGGCGGCTATACGAAAAGCTAAGCTCACTCCAAATCAATAGAtcgaaatatcattttttaCCTGGAAAAGTAAACAGTGAAATGTCAATGAACAATGCTCAAAAACAACTAGTCCTGGAACTAACAAAGAATCAAACCCCATGACCAACACATCTCTCAAAACTAGTCTTAGGGCATCCACAATGGTATGCTCTAACTGGTGTTCTtatgattaaatttaataaaaataattataaagtaAGAAAGAGATTAGATAGCAGCTCTTCTTCCAGAGCTTCTCCCAATATTCTGGGAGCACTCAAACTATATGTCACTTAATTACTGGtttatgttttaaagaaaaaattataaaatacataataattaaaataatatatttgagaGACTCATCTATGTACTACTAATGCAGATGCTCTAAGTTATCTGACACTAACAAAGGAACAAGATAGATGAATAAAGCATATCTTCGCAAAAAGTGGATTAAATGTTACTGGACAACTAAAAAACAGCTCATGAGGAAGCCATTTCAATAGATTTACACTATATCATCCGTGAATAAAATAGAACAAACACATCAGAAGCGAGGAACAATCAAAGATTGAAAAGGTGAACTTGCCTTCGGATGGATGCTCAAAACCAGAGTCTACAATAGCTCGGAGAAGCTCCGGCTTCAAAAGGAAGTCTCTGAATCCTGAACTGTGTATTCCCACGTAACCTCTGCCACAAAGATGAGACAAAAGGATTATAGTCGATGACAGTCTCATATTGGTTTCCCTTACTACTAGTTAGTAGTCTCTCAATAAACAGAtcgaaaagaaagaaagaaaataaaaaaactcacTTCTTCACGGCATCGCCGTTAACTTTATTCCCAGAATCTAAGACCTTCTCGTCCTCTTCCTCGTAGTCTAGGAGCTCCTCCTCATAAGCTTCGTTGTCCCTAGCGTCTCCCATAGTTTGGCACAAATTCTACAAGCTGCAGTGTGAAACTTCCCGTCAGATTTTCTAATCCCAAACGAAAGCCTCAGCAGCTAGTTCTATGCAATTGGGTTCTCCACCTATTAAACAGTCTTAAATCCGATGAGTTCACCTGAGAGATGAGCCGAGTTGAGGTGGAGATCTCGAGAGTTCGATTAGGGTTTTGGAATCCGACGAAGAACGAATTAAATGCTACCGCCGCGGTGGAATcgatatacattatttttatatactgaTATATCGAGCTTAATGGGCTATATCTTAATGGGCCTTGTAAACGAATGTTATTAGTTGTCTTGTATTCTCTAGTAATGATTTCTTAAGCCCAATATTGACTTGGTCAATCCTATCGAGTGTGTGTCGCTGATAAATATCTCACTTACACCTTAGCTTCTGATATTTTCGTATTCTGCAATCAGAAATTTGGGAAACCCTAATTCGATCTCCAGATCTAAATCAACTCTGCTTAGCTACTCAGGTATCTTCTCGCTTTCAATCCATCTAAAAAATCTCGAGTTCATCATGCTTATGGTTTAAAATAACGCTATCTGCATATACTCGAACTTGTGCTTTTGGATTACGAAACTTATCTGAAATTTGTAATCTTCGAACTTGTGAAGTATGGAAGACCCCAGAGATAACGAAGCCTACGAGGAGGAGCTCCTGGACTACGAGAAGAGGACGAGAAAGCCCCAGATTCTGCTACTAAAGTTAACGGCGACGCCGTGAAGAAGtgagttttcttcttcttttcttttcgatCTGTTTCGTGAGAACAGTGGCTGATTAGATTTGAGTTTGTGTTGAGACTTGAGATTATACGATGGCTCCTTTACTCGTCTGCCTATGAAAGTAGCAATTTTTAAGctctttaattaattaattccTGGAAATTAATAgctttatttttctcttttgtgGCAGAGGTTACGTGGGGATACACAGTTCAGGATTCAGAGACTTCCTTTTGAAGCCGGAGCTTCTCCGAGCTATTGTTGACTCTGGTTTTGAACATCCATCCGAAGGCAAGTTTACCTTTCACTCCGTGCTATTGTTGCCCTTGCACCATTTAATGGTGACTTATATAGCGTATCCACACAACGAGCTTTATGATTTGGTGGGCACTTTACTTTTGGTCATTGGTTGTTCAAATTGAATTATCTCACTAAGTTGTAACGAAGATGTTCTGGCcagattttagatatatatatatatatatatatatatatatattgtttctgTTATAATTGCTATGTCCATTGACATTTCAATGATTACTCTTTCAggtaaaaaaaatgaaatttcaatAT contains these protein-coding regions:
- the LOC108841852 gene encoding DEAD-box ATP-dependent RNA helicase 15; the protein is MGDARDNEAYEEELLDYEEEDEKVLDSGNKVNGDAVKKGYVGIHSSGFRDFLLKPELLRAIVDSGFEHPSEVQHECIPQAILGMDVICQAKSGMGKTAVFVLSTLQQIEPTPGQVSALILCHTRELAYQICNEFVRFSTYLPDTKVSVFYGGVNNKIHKELLKNECPHIVVGTPGRVLGLARDKDLSLKNVRHFILDECDKMLESLDMRRDVQEIFKMTPHDKQVMMFSATLSKEIRPVCKKFMQDPMEIYVDDEAKLTLHGLVQHYIKLSEMEKNRKLNDLLDALDFNQVVIFVKSVSRAGELNKLLIECNFPSICIHSGMSQEERLTHYKSFKEGHKRILVATDLVGRGIDIERVNIVINYDMPDSADTYLHRVGRAGRFGTKGLAITFVASASDSEVLNQVQARFEVDIKQLPENIDTSTYMPS